The genomic stretch TATCTTTATGGAAGCTACTTATTGTCAGATCTTTGGAGTTGTCATTAGCTGATTTAAAGCCTTCTCGATGATGTGCTTTAAAACTTCCCCAAGTTTCTACTTTCATCACTGCCATTAAACCATTAGCCATTTCCAATTTTCGGCTTTCTCCCCAAAGCTCTGCACAAATTTGCACAACCTTTTTTCTAAACTCACAACTTACTTTTCCACCCCAGACCAAATCTTTATATTGTTCTTTACAAATACAATTACTTGGTGACTCTTGCTTCGCCGCTTTACCTATACTCGTTGGTGTTTTCGTTTTATCATCAAAAAGCTCAGCCGTTTTCTCCACTCCTATAAGAACAATCTCAGTAAGTTTCTCAATCGGTCCGCTTTGCTTCTTTTTTGTTTCGGGTTGTTGTTGTTGTTGTTGTTGTTGTTGTTGTTCGTCAGTAACAGTAACCGGTGTTTTATTAGTGACTTTTTTGAGTTGATAAGATGCGGTTACAAAAAACTTTTTTGTCACATTATCATCACCTGTAAAAAAGCTCATCCATGTTTGTGGTGTGGCATAGTCGGAAAGAATAAACTTTACTCTTGCGATTCCATATTTGTCTACCTGTGCAGTTTTAGGTTTCTGATATTTTTTATCTTCTGGTGCACCTTCTTCCCAAAGATAGAAAGTTATTTCTTTTCCTACGAGATTCGAAGTTCTTGCCTCTGCAGTTAAGCTTTCGTTAAATTTTGCTGTGTTAACATTTGCTTTTTCTCTGTTTAATAAAATTACTCTTCCAATGGTAGATTCATTTTTTGTTCTTGGAGTTACAATTAAGGTTGCTGCGAGAACTTTTTCATTTTTATTAAACAAGTTTTTCCTTTCTATATGAACTTCAATTTTAAATGGAATACCTACTACTTTTTCACCAAAAGTATAAGGCACTTTTTCACCGTACTTTATGTTGCCTGAAACTTGCTTCCAGTTATTTTTAACCTTCTTAAATAATGTCCATATATATTTCTCGTTCTCCTTTTTTCCAAAAAGAGGGTTTTCTAAATTATATATAAAATCTGATAGCTGGTAAAAGTTTTTTTCTTCTGCTTTAGGATTTGCGTTTCCTTTTATAATTTTCATAGCTTACTATCTATTATTCCACTTCAAAAGGATCATCTCCGTTTATTTCCTCTTTAAACTCTTCAAAATCCACAACAGGATTATACACATGCTGCTCTTTTGGGTCAGCATTATTGACGTTGCTTTTTCCTAATTCAGATTCTTGTCCGTGCTTTAAAACTGTGATTTTTCCTCCGGTGGCACACAAGAGCTCTGACAATTCCGTTACGCAGTATTTACCCATTACTTTTACCTTATCGTAGGTTTTTGTCCATTTTCCTGAAGGTAAAAATGCACATGGATTTCCATTTTTTACCGAGCAACTTCCGAAAGGTGTTGCGGCTGGATTAAACATTACGTCGTCTTCAGTGACGGCAAGATAATCAGATTCTCCATTTTCATCATTCCAATAGTGTTTTTGATGACTTGTTACTTTGAAACCGGGAAATTGAGTTCCTTTG from Chryseobacterium indoltheticum encodes the following:
- a CDS encoding PAAR-like protein — protein: MKTYQSQPNDSFSGIAKKFKIKDENFLKTFHNLNCPQSETIKDEIPAGTTLLIPEDPQFLNDEKQNIDEEINTMNNESGSEPDPGEDTMDEESEQNASTIKDHKEEEKKEQNSESNSSEHDGKYFVIPKGKAICDKGTQFPGFKVTSHQKHYWNDENGESDYLAVTEDDVMFNPAATPFGSCSVKNGNPCAFLPSGKWTKTYDKVKVMGKYCVTELSELLCATGGKITVLKHGQESELGKSNVNNADPKEQHVYNPVVDFEEFKEEINGDDPFEVE